The Halanaerobium praevalens DSM 2228 genome contains a region encoding:
- a CDS encoding 5' nucleotidase, NT5C type, translating to MKYNFGIDIDGVLTDEGPDENSIWQQKLNEFLDREISLKENTYDLRKAFAISDQELNDFIEQKIEDVYNSVEPVAKAKKILKQLSKAGHRLILITARGAEHRSLTEKWLKNNNIPFDELHHAKAKAPIAVKKEIDLFIDDKQENALEVASENIPVILVSKYHNNNFQGHKQITKVNNWDEIKENINLFFSKNTHSSKLS from the coding sequence ATGAAATATAATTTCGGGATAGATATTGATGGTGTATTGACAGATGAAGGACCAGATGAAAATAGTATCTGGCAACAAAAATTAAACGAGTTTCTTGATCGAGAAATTAGCTTAAAAGAAAATACTTATGATCTGCGTAAGGCCTTTGCAATTAGTGACCAAGAATTAAATGATTTTATAGAGCAAAAAATAGAAGATGTCTATAATAGTGTAGAACCAGTAGCTAAAGCTAAAAAAATACTTAAGCAGTTATCAAAAGCAGGACATAGATTGATTTTAATAACTGCTAGAGGTGCTGAGCATCGTTCTTTAACCGAAAAATGGTTAAAAAACAACAATATTCCTTTTGATGAATTACATCATGCCAAAGCAAAAGCACCAATAGCTGTAAAAAAAGAAATAGATTTATTTATTGATGATAAACAAGAAAATGCCTTAGAAGTTGCAAGTGAGAATATTCCAGTTATTTTAGTTAGTAAGTACCATAATAATAACTTCCAAGGCCATAAACAAATTACTAAAGTAAATAATTGGGATGAAATTAAAGAAAATATAAACTTATTCTTTTCTAAAAACACTCATTCCAGTAAACTCTCTTAA
- a CDS encoding nucleoside kinase codes for MKLNLDGNQIEVVQNKKIKDILNENQISKLDEVMAVFIDNKVCNLNEKITKKAKLKPIRINSELGNRIYRSSLYLVLAKAVYELFPEVILKIEISISNGVYCELENKDSLTKSEIFKLKDRMKEIINSDYKIKKHKLKKEEVLKIIQDENCSFRSELIKKQDQAHYTLYEIDGYYDYFYYNMVPSTSYLKEFDLHLRIPGFVLLFPKFFSDKEVPKFKEQPKLANIFLEYERLGNILGINNVVELNQIVEKNNHNEIIRIAEALHEKKIAKIADKIKSGMPRNKIILIAGPSSSGKTTFTHRLSTQLKINGLRPVQISVDNYFVNRENTPLDQNGEKDFEALEAIKLDLFNDHLLQLIQGEEIELPKFNFEKGVRERSNKFLQLKEDQPILIEGIHGLNDRLTEVIPQDLKFKIYISALTQLNIDCHNRIPTTDTRLLRRIVRDNQYRGLSASDTLNLWRSVRRGEEKNIFPYQENADIMFNSALIYELSVLKNYVEPLLKQIDKTNRNYYQAQRLLEILSNFKAIPDSEVPFTSILREFTGMSVFRKE; via the coding sequence ATGAAGCTTAATTTAGATGGAAATCAAATAGAAGTGGTACAAAATAAAAAAATTAAAGATATATTAAATGAAAATCAGATTTCTAAACTAGATGAAGTAATGGCTGTCTTTATTGATAATAAAGTTTGTAATTTAAATGAAAAAATAACTAAAAAAGCAAAGCTCAAGCCAATTAGAATTAATTCAGAATTAGGAAATAGAATTTACAGAAGTAGTCTTTATTTAGTTTTAGCTAAAGCAGTTTATGAACTTTTTCCAGAAGTTATTCTCAAAATAGAAATTTCTATTAGTAATGGTGTCTATTGTGAATTAGAAAATAAAGATAGTTTAACTAAAAGTGAAATATTTAAGCTAAAAGATAGAATGAAGGAAATAATTAATTCAGATTATAAAATAAAAAAACATAAATTAAAAAAAGAAGAAGTCTTAAAAATAATCCAAGATGAAAATTGTTCTTTTAGAAGCGAATTAATTAAAAAACAAGATCAAGCTCATTATACTTTATATGAAATTGATGGTTATTATGATTATTTTTATTATAATATGGTTCCTTCAACTTCCTATTTAAAAGAATTTGATTTACATTTAAGGATTCCAGGTTTTGTATTATTATTTCCTAAGTTTTTTAGTGATAAAGAAGTTCCTAAATTTAAAGAACAACCTAAATTAGCTAATATTTTTTTAGAATATGAACGCTTAGGTAATATTTTGGGAATAAATAATGTAGTAGAATTAAATCAAATAGTAGAAAAAAATAATCACAATGAAATAATTAGAATAGCTGAAGCTTTACATGAGAAAAAAATAGCTAAAATAGCAGATAAAATAAAAAGTGGGATGCCTAGAAATAAAATTATTTTAATTGCTGGCCCTAGTTCTTCTGGTAAAACAACTTTTACTCATCGGCTTTCAACCCAATTAAAAATTAATGGTTTAAGACCAGTTCAAATTTCTGTCGATAATTATTTTGTTAATCGAGAAAATACTCCTTTAGATCAGAATGGAGAAAAAGATTTTGAAGCTTTAGAAGCTATAAAATTAGATTTATTTAATGATCATCTTTTACAGTTAATTCAGGGAGAAGAAATAGAATTACCTAAATTTAATTTCGAAAAGGGAGTTAGAGAAAGAAGTAATAAATTTTTACAGTTAAAAGAAGATCAACCAATTTTAATTGAAGGTATTCATGGTTTAAATGATAGATTAACTGAAGTTATACCCCAAGATTTAAAATTTAAAATTTATATTAGTGCTTTAACTCAGCTAAATATTGACTGTCATAATAGAATTCCGACCACAGATACAAGGTTGTTGAGAAGGATAGTAAGGGATAATCAGTATCGCGGTTTATCTGCTTCAGATACCTTAAATTTATGGAGAAGTGTTCGGAGGGGAGAAGAGAAAAACATTTTCCCTTATCAAGAAAATGCAGATATTATGTTTAATTCTGCTTTAATTTATGAATTATCAGTATTAAAAAATTATGTAGAACCGCTTTTAAAACAAATTGATAAAACAAATAGAAACTATTATCAGGCACAGCGCTTATTAGAAATTCTAAGTAATTTTAAAGCTATACCTGATAGTGAAGTCCCTTTTACTTCAATTTTAAGAGAGTTTACTGGAATGAGTGTTTTTAGAAAAGAATAA
- the yfmF gene encoding EF-P 5-aminopentanol modification-associated protein YfmF, translating to MTDLEFKTYQNKFNLHHLATDKFKTNLIQIYFMLPLVSSKEAAMNALIPSILERGSKNYPNNQLIKSELEKLYGSHLSANILKRGENQILRFSLEMVNEKYLTHRSDLTKNAFKLLNDIIFNPLLESGKFKEKYFEQEKDILKEDISALINDKYSFALENCLSKMCKHEKYGIYKLGSIPALAEIENQELYDHYQYLIKKAKKSIFLVGNYEQSFLDDIFENTAMTAGEDLFDTETKVVYQTKEENFYQDQLRVNQARLSLGFRTGITRKDPAYYSLLVFNSLIGGSTHSKLFQEIREKRSLAYYVNASIETTKGLLVINSGINAQDQAKVTELVKKEIHAVAQADFSKEDFIRSKKSVINHLRQDLDSNKALSAHFLLSLVNNKPESIAKIINCVKNVKPEDITKIANSLKLDTVYLLKGEE from the coding sequence ATGACTGACTTAGAATTTAAGACTTATCAAAATAAATTTAATTTACACCATTTAGCAACAGATAAATTCAAAACAAATTTAATTCAAATATATTTCATGCTGCCTCTTGTAAGTTCAAAAGAGGCAGCCATGAATGCCTTAATTCCTTCGATTTTGGAAAGAGGATCAAAAAATTATCCTAATAATCAATTAATAAAAAGTGAATTAGAAAAACTTTATGGTTCTCATCTAAGTGCTAATATTTTAAAAAGAGGAGAAAATCAAATCTTAAGATTTTCTCTAGAAATGGTTAATGAAAAATATTTAACTCATAGAAGTGATTTAACTAAAAATGCTTTTAAATTATTAAATGATATAATTTTTAATCCACTATTAGAATCGGGTAAATTTAAAGAAAAATATTTTGAGCAAGAAAAAGATATTTTAAAAGAAGATATTTCAGCTTTAATTAATGATAAATATAGTTTTGCTTTAGAAAATTGTTTAAGTAAAATGTGTAAACATGAGAAGTATGGAATTTATAAATTAGGTTCAATTCCAGCCTTAGCAGAAATTGAAAATCAAGAGTTATATGATCATTACCAATATTTAATTAAAAAAGCTAAAAAATCTATTTTTTTAGTTGGTAATTATGAACAATCTTTTTTAGATGACATTTTTGAAAATACAGCAATGACTGCTGGTGAAGATCTTTTTGATACTGAAACTAAAGTTGTTTATCAAACTAAAGAAGAAAATTTCTATCAAGACCAATTAAGAGTTAATCAGGCTAGGCTTTCACTTGGTTTTAGAACTGGAATTACTAGAAAAGATCCAGCTTATTATTCATTATTAGTTTTTAATAGTTTAATCGGAGGTTCAACTCATTCGAAGTTGTTTCAAGAAATAAGAGAAAAAAGAAGTTTAGCTTATTATGTTAATGCTTCAATAGAAACCACAAAGGGTCTACTTGTAATTAATAGTGGCATTAATGCCCAAGATCAAGCAAAAGTCACAGAATTAGTTAAAAAAGAAATTCACGCAGTGGCTCAAGCGGATTTTAGTAAAGAAGATTTTATTCGTTCTAAAAAAAGTGTAATTAACCATTTAAGGCAGGATTTAGATAGTAATAAGGCACTTTCTGCTCATTTTCTTTTAAGTTTAGTTAATAATAAGCCCGAATCAATAGCTAAGATTATTAATTGTGTTAAAAATGTAAAACCTGAAGATATAACTAAAATTGCTAACAGTTTAAAATTAGATACTGTATATTTATTAAAAGGTGAGGAATGA
- a CDS encoding MFS transporter, translating to MAFKLYNFIFYITMAAFGYFNLFFQDVGLDSFQIGLVNAIPRIFALLLMPFWGFLTDYLQENKKVLLITLLGTLVSVILFPQTESFKLLMLLMFFYTLFQNPIIPLSDSLLLDYLGDNSNYYGKFRLWGSVGYMLSVSILGYFLEATASANLFYIYALVLIISIFLLKFLPKSKREIKVLDPGDFKKIFRKKRLVYFLFFVFILQTAMNANYSYFPIYIVDHGGGAFLLGIALTISSASEILAFLFSDRIIKNNKFSKIIIIISLGFVLRWLSLALFPYRLIILVSQILHSITFGLFFAVGVDYVDQISGEKFRATGQNIYAAVFMGVSAISGSLLGGKIYQIAGGEKMYFVWALLSLTAGLIYSFYLLKKEKEIKINAA from the coding sequence ATGGCTTTTAAGCTTTATAACTTTATTTTTTATATTACAATGGCAGCTTTTGGTTATTTTAATTTATTTTTTCAAGATGTAGGGCTGGATTCTTTTCAAATTGGATTAGTTAATGCTATTCCAAGAATCTTTGCCCTTTTACTTATGCCTTTTTGGGGTTTTTTGACTGATTACTTACAAGAAAACAAAAAAGTATTATTAATAACTTTACTGGGAACTTTGGTTTCAGTAATCTTATTTCCTCAAACTGAATCTTTTAAACTTTTAATGCTGCTTATGTTTTTTTATACTTTATTTCAAAATCCTATTATACCACTTTCAGATAGTTTGCTTTTAGATTATTTAGGTGATAATTCTAATTACTATGGTAAATTTAGACTTTGGGGTTCTGTTGGCTATATGCTTTCTGTTTCAATTTTGGGTTATTTTTTAGAGGCAACTGCTTCTGCTAACTTATTTTATATTTATGCTTTAGTTTTAATTATTTCCATTTTCTTGCTAAAATTTTTACCAAAGAGTAAAAGAGAAATTAAAGTATTAGATCCAGGAGATTTTAAAAAGATTTTTAGAAAAAAGAGGCTAGTTTATTTTTTGTTTTTTGTTTTTATTTTACAAACAGCAATGAATGCTAACTATAGTTATTTTCCAATTTATATAGTTGATCATGGTGGAGGAGCCTTTTTATTAGGTATTGCTTTAACAATTTCTTCTGCTAGTGAAATTTTAGCTTTTCTCTTTTCAGATAGAATAATTAAAAATAATAAATTTAGTAAAATAATTATAATAATTAGTCTAGGCTTTGTTTTAAGATGGTTAAGTTTAGCCTTATTTCCTTATAGATTAATTATTTTAGTTTCTCAAATACTGCATAGTATAACTTTTGGACTCTTTTTTGCTGTTGGAGTTGACTATGTTGATCAAATAAGTGGAGAAAAATTTAGAGCAACTGGTCAAAATATTTATGCAGCTGTTTTTATGGGAGTTAGTGCTATTTCAGGTAGTTTATTAGGAGGTAAAATTTATCAAATTGCTGGAGGAGAAAAAATGTATTTTGTCTGGGCTCTGCTTTCTTTGACTGCCGGCTTAATTTATAGTTTTTATCTTTTAAAGAAAGAAAAGGAGATTAAAATAAATGCAGCTTAA
- the yfmH gene encoding EF-P 5-aminopentanol modification-associated protein YfmH, with protein MINLQSIHNKNMDETLVKEKLDNGLNVYIFPKKEYVKQYAMLSVDFGSNDIDFVDVKNGSKRHMPTGIAHFLEHQLFEDQEASIFEKFADLGASANAYTNFDSTNYLFSSSSNFNQSLTNLLDFVQNPYFNQKNVEKEKGIIIQEIKMYQDNPYWRSYFNLLSALYSKHPVKNDIAGTEASVNSITPEDLYICYYNFYLPSNMDLILIGDLDPEKILNLIRENQAKKDFPHFKNPVSIIQEEPEAVAKKLVKEKMNISRPIVQMAFKDPVKSQKPAEIIKKEYIVNLLLDIVFGRSSKNYNELYDKGIIDNSFSCSYNKKPDYAYVHLHGESHKPDLMREKIKEKLVKIDQTEIEKNFERIKRKYQGSFIRLFNNFNNLASEFINYRRLGIDIFELAEIIDAISLEDLINYSDQVFNKELMVESIILNEE; from the coding sequence ATGATTAATTTGCAAAGTATACATAATAAGAATATGGACGAAACTTTAGTTAAAGAAAAATTAGATAATGGTTTAAATGTCTATATATTCCCTAAAAAAGAATATGTAAAACAATATGCAATGCTCTCAGTAGATTTTGGTTCAAACGATATTGATTTTGTTGATGTAAAAAATGGTAGTAAAAGACATATGCCAACAGGTATTGCCCATTTTTTAGAACATCAATTATTTGAAGATCAAGAAGCTAGTATTTTTGAAAAATTTGCTGATTTAGGTGCTTCAGCAAATGCTTATACTAATTTTGATAGTACTAATTATTTATTTTCAAGTAGTAGTAATTTTAATCAGTCATTAACTAATTTATTAGATTTTGTTCAAAATCCATATTTTAATCAAAAAAATGTAGAAAAGGAAAAAGGAATTATTATTCAAGAAATAAAAATGTATCAAGATAATCCTTATTGGAGATCTTATTTTAATCTTTTATCGGCTCTTTATTCTAAACATCCAGTAAAAAATGATATAGCAGGAACAGAGGCAAGTGTAAATTCTATTACTCCTGAAGATCTATATATTTGTTATTATAATTTCTATCTTCCTTCTAATATGGATTTAATTTTAATTGGAGATCTTGATCCAGAAAAAATATTAAATTTAATTAGAGAAAATCAAGCTAAAAAAGATTTTCCTCATTTTAAAAATCCAGTTAGTATTATTCAGGAGGAACCAGAAGCAGTTGCTAAAAAACTAGTTAAAGAAAAGATGAATATTTCAAGACCTATAGTTCAAATGGCTTTTAAAGATCCTGTTAAAAGTCAAAAACCAGCTGAAATTATTAAAAAAGAATATATAGTAAATCTGCTTTTAGATATTGTTTTTGGACGCAGTAGCAAAAATTATAATGAATTATATGATAAAGGTATTATTGATAATAGTTTTTCTTGTTCTTATAATAAAAAACCTGATTATGCTTATGTTCATTTACATGGAGAAAGCCATAAACCTGATTTAATGCGTGAAAAAATAAAAGAAAAATTAGTTAAAATTGACCAGACTGAAATTGAGAAAAACTTTGAGCGAATTAAACGTAAATATCAAGGTAGTTTTATTAGATTATTTAATAACTTTAATAATCTAGCTTCAGAATTTATTAACTATAGACGTTTAGGAATCGATATTTTTGAATTGGCAGAAATAATAGATGCTATCAGCTTAGAAGACCTAATTAACTATTCAGATCAAGTTTTTAATAAAGAATTAATGGTGGAATCAATTATCTTAAATGAGGAATGA
- a CDS encoding UPF0182 family protein, with amino-acid sequence MTKTIKFFLSIFAVTAILLILFISTGANIYTDWLWFKELNFEKTFTIMFLSNFILRVLIGAIFAALIYLNLHFTKKPIVKFINIKSNDRVENLFGEERNQIFDWLNKKRLNLIYLFSSLIFGFLFSSISTDSWKMVLKFLNKTEFNNLDPIFNNDISFYVFSLPFYSFLREMGTVVIVLSLILVGAIYIVFTGIHSFSEISSKLSKRAKKHMSILVFFFLLFKAWDYRLQMYNILFSSDGVVFGAGYTDVNANLLGYKILFITAIFVALTVLYSLVKSNYKPLVFGIAAWVILSVIFTGVYPAFMQQYSVEPNEINREKQYIENNIKMTLAAYGLDDVKNDDFELSDKELSYDELMEYETVVDNIRLWDYRPLQDTYNQLQALRQYYTFEGIDVDRYQLGDDYTQIMLGARELDQDTLAQEAQTWVNKTLKYTHGLGVTMSPSGKIRDNGQPQFLIQDIPPKTNNKNINLENSSIYYGEKTNNYVIVNTNQREFHYPMGSENVYTTYKGKGGVEISNIFKKAIFSLRFNTMKILLSDDITTESQIMYDRNIHRRVRKVAPFLKYDSNPYIVNANGRLFWIYDAYTTTNLYPYSQPYNGQDNYVRNSIKVVVDAYNGNLDYYIIDEEDPIAATYSKIFDDLFKSKDQMPKSIKRHLRYPKDLFQIQTKIYSNYHMKDPVVYYNREDVWQIPQENYQGSTIDVEPYYIMNQLPGEDKAEFILMTPFTPSNRDNMVAWMAARNDGENYGELFTYRFPKDQLVYGPNQIESRIDQESEISQLLTLWSQRGSNVIRGNLLVIPVNNSVLYVEPIFLQAEGGGIPELRRVIISYKNKIIMRKNMEEALEAMFKEGKGISVPEEDVEELQEETGLDVETTTGVEMESDSKTESSNSEKDGEFISSTNKELIKEANELYQKAQESLQNGEFATYGETINKLGDILNQLSRTGE; translated from the coding sequence ATGACTAAAACTATTAAGTTTTTTCTCTCCATTTTTGCAGTAACAGCAATTTTGCTGATACTTTTTATCTCTACGGGGGCTAATATTTATACTGATTGGCTCTGGTTTAAAGAATTGAATTTTGAAAAAACATTTACAATTATGTTTTTATCTAATTTTATTTTAAGAGTATTAATTGGAGCTATTTTTGCAGCTTTAATCTATTTAAATTTACATTTTACTAAAAAGCCAATAGTGAAATTTATCAATATTAAAAGTAATGATCGAGTAGAAAATTTATTTGGAGAAGAAAGAAATCAAATTTTTGATTGGCTAAATAAAAAAAGATTAAATTTAATTTATTTATTTTCAAGTTTAATTTTTGGATTTTTATTTTCTTCAATTTCAACTGATAGTTGGAAAATGGTTTTAAAGTTTTTAAATAAAACTGAATTTAATAACTTAGATCCTATATTTAATAATGATATTTCTTTTTATGTGTTTTCTTTACCATTTTACTCTTTTTTAAGGGAAATGGGAACAGTAGTTATTGTCTTATCATTAATTTTAGTTGGAGCTATTTATATAGTATTTACTGGTATTCATTCTTTTAGTGAAATTTCTTCTAAACTAAGTAAAAGAGCAAAAAAACATATGTCAATTTTAGTTTTTTTCTTTTTACTCTTTAAGGCTTGGGATTACAGGCTTCAAATGTATAATATTCTATTTTCTTCTGATGGAGTAGTTTTTGGGGCCGGTTATACTGATGTTAATGCCAATTTGCTAGGTTATAAAATATTATTTATTACAGCTATTTTTGTTGCTTTAACAGTTCTTTATAGTTTAGTTAAGAGCAATTATAAACCTTTAGTTTTTGGAATTGCTGCCTGGGTAATACTTTCAGTGATCTTTACAGGTGTTTACCCTGCTTTTATGCAGCAATATAGTGTTGAACCAAATGAGATTAATCGGGAAAAACAATATATTGAAAATAATATTAAAATGACACTTGCAGCTTATGGCTTAGATGATGTTAAAAATGATGATTTTGAGCTTTCTGATAAGGAATTAAGTTATGATGAATTAATGGAATATGAGACTGTAGTCGATAATATTAGACTTTGGGATTATAGGCCTTTGCAAGATACTTATAATCAATTACAGGCTTTAAGACAATATTATACTTTTGAAGGAATAGATGTAGATCGTTATCAATTAGGGGATGATTATACTCAAATAATGCTAGGAGCTAGAGAGCTAGATCAAGATACTTTAGCTCAAGAAGCTCAAACCTGGGTTAATAAAACTTTAAAATATACTCATGGTTTAGGAGTAACAATGAGTCCATCTGGTAAAATTAGAGATAATGGTCAACCACAATTTTTAATTCAAGATATTCCTCCTAAAACCAATAATAAAAATATTAATTTAGAAAACAGTTCTATTTATTATGGAGAAAAAACAAATAATTATGTAATTGTTAATACAAATCAAAGAGAATTCCACTATCCTATGGGTTCAGAAAATGTATATACAACTTATAAAGGTAAAGGTGGAGTAGAGATATCTAATATTTTCAAAAAAGCAATTTTTTCTCTACGCTTTAATACAATGAAAATTTTGTTATCAGATGATATTACAACAGAGAGCCAAATAATGTATGATCGTAATATACATCGTCGAGTTCGAAAAGTAGCTCCATTTTTAAAATATGACAGTAATCCTTATATAGTTAATGCAAATGGAAGATTATTTTGGATTTATGATGCCTATACAACAACTAATCTCTATCCTTATTCTCAACCATATAATGGTCAAGATAATTATGTCCGAAATTCAATTAAAGTAGTTGTAGATGCTTATAATGGTAATTTAGATTATTATATAATTGATGAAGAAGATCCAATTGCTGCTACCTATAGTAAAATTTTTGATGATCTATTTAAGTCTAAAGATCAAATGCCGAAATCAATTAAAAGGCATTTACGCTATCCGAAAGACTTATTTCAAATTCAAACTAAGATCTATAGTAATTATCATATGAAAGACCCAGTAGTTTATTATAATCGTGAAGATGTGTGGCAAATACCTCAAGAAAATTATCAAGGTTCAACAATTGATGTAGAGCCTTATTATATTATGAATCAATTGCCTGGTGAAGATAAAGCAGAATTTATTTTAATGACACCATTTACTCCATCTAATCGAGATAATATGGTTGCTTGGATGGCTGCTAGAAATGATGGGGAAAATTATGGTGAGTTATTTACCTATAGATTCCCTAAAGACCAGTTAGTTTATGGTCCTAATCAGATTGAGTCAAGGATTGATCAGGAATCTGAAATTTCACAGCTTTTAACTCTTTGGAGTCAGCGAGGTTCAAATGTTATTAGAGGTAATTTATTGGTTATTCCTGTTAATAATAGTGTTTTATATGTTGAGCCTATTTTCTTACAAGCTGAAGGTGGTGGAATACCAGAATTAAGAAGAGTGATTATTTCTTATAAGAATAAGATTATTATGAGAAAAAATATGGAAGAAGCTCTAGAAGCAATGTTTAAAGAAGGTAAAGGAATTTCTGTACCAGAAGAAGATGTAGAAGAATTACAAGAAGAAACAGGTTTAGATGTAGAAACAACAACAGGAGTAGAAATGGAAAGTGATTCAAAAACTGAAAGTTCAAATTCTGAAAAAGATGGAGAATTCATTTCTAGTACTAATAAAGAATTAATTAAAGAAGCTAATGAGCTTTATCAAAAAGCTCAAGAATCTTTACAAAATGGCGAATTTGCAACTTATGGTGAAACAATAAATAAACTTGGAGATATTTTAAATCAATTATCTAGAACAGGAGAGTAA
- the queG gene encoding tRNA epoxyqueuosine(34) reductase QueG — MQLNSLVKKSAANLKIDICQITDGNDLVEARKILEQRVKSEYWPQPLTNQNLDELTKPRLQLDNLNSIIVAAISYNNQGGNQYLSNYVTVLDYHNYLENKLEELVNNLKNKIDKDFNYKIFVDTAPFLEREVARKAGVGFIGKNTMLINPNFGSYLFLGEILTDLKIKKDQPLINTCANCKICLENCEGDALKKDYLLAADDCISYLTQKKSLLTEENIKKINNHLWGCDACQEKCPYNKNILTTNNKNLNFFNKNLSYFLNLKRKKIPAELEKTAIVWRGNRILLRNALIVAANLKKEQYFDLIIDKLDDNSPIIRYYAAYALAKINFKRAKKIIKKQLIKEKDQFYQKKITEILEQEAENEA, encoded by the coding sequence ATGCAGCTTAATAGTTTAGTTAAAAAAAGCGCAGCAAATTTAAAAATAGATATTTGTCAAATTACTGATGGCAATGATTTAGTTGAAGCAAGAAAAATTTTGGAGCAAAGAGTTAAAAGTGAATACTGGCCTCAACCTTTAACTAATCAAAATTTGGATGAATTAACAAAACCAAGACTGCAGCTTGATAATTTAAATTCGATTATAGTTGCCGCTATTAGTTATAATAATCAAGGTGGTAATCAATATTTATCAAATTATGTTACAGTTTTAGATTATCATAATTATTTGGAAAATAAATTAGAAGAATTAGTGAATAATTTAAAAAATAAAATTGATAAAGATTTCAATTATAAAATTTTTGTTGATACAGCTCCATTTTTAGAAAGAGAAGTAGCTAGAAAAGCAGGAGTTGGCTTTATAGGTAAAAATACAATGTTGATCAATCCTAATTTTGGTTCTTATTTATTTTTAGGTGAAATACTTACAGATCTTAAAATAAAAAAAGATCAACCATTAATTAATACGTGTGCTAATTGTAAAATTTGCCTTGAAAATTGTGAAGGAGATGCTTTAAAAAAAGATTATTTACTTGCTGCTGATGATTGTATTTCTTATTTAACTCAAAAAAAAAGTTTATTAACAGAAGAAAATATTAAAAAAATAAACAATCATCTTTGGGGCTGTGATGCTTGTCAAGAGAAATGTCCTTATAACAAAAATATATTAACCACAAATAATAAGAATTTAAATTTTTTTAATAAAAATCTTAGTTATTTTTTAAATTTGAAAAGAAAAAAAATACCAGCTGAATTAGAAAAGACAGCTATTGTTTGGAGAGGTAATCGAATTTTATTGAGAAATGCTTTAATTGTAGCTGCTAATTTAAAAAAAGAACAATATTTTGATTTAATTATTGATAAGTTAGATGACAATTCTCCTATAATTAGGTATTATGCAGCTTATGCTTTGGCTAAAATAAATTTTAAACGAGCCAAAAAGATTATAAAAAAACAGCTTATAAAAGAAAAAGATCAATTTTATCAAAAGAAAATAACTGAAATTTTAGAACAGGAGGCTGAAAATGAAGCTTAA
- the nth gene encoding endonuclease III yields MTEKTNKRKKVETLVKLFSKHYPEPGTALNYRTPFELLIATILSAQTTDIQVNKVTKKLFKNYNTPKKILNLSQKELEKKINSIGLYRNKAKYILKTAKILIEEFNSQVPKTRKELLKLSGVGRKTANVVLSSAFAKAAFPVDTHVFRVSARLGLSSGKNVSTTEKELTDLIPRKYWIDFHHWLIDHGRALCKAQNPDCKNCFAKKICNYYQNQTFEN; encoded by the coding sequence TTGACTGAAAAGACAAATAAAAGAAAAAAAGTAGAAACATTAGTTAAATTATTTTCTAAACACTATCCAGAGCCAGGTACTGCTTTAAATTATAGAACTCCTTTTGAACTTTTAATTGCAACTATTTTATCAGCTCAAACTACTGATATTCAGGTTAATAAAGTAACAAAAAAATTATTTAAAAATTATAATACTCCGAAAAAAATTTTAAATCTTAGTCAAAAAGAATTAGAAAAAAAAATAAATAGCATAGGTCTTTATCGAAATAAGGCTAAATATATTTTAAAAACAGCTAAGATTTTAATTGAAGAATTTAATAGTCAAGTTCCTAAAACAAGAAAAGAGCTTTTAAAATTAAGTGGTGTTGGTAGAAAAACTGCAAATGTTGTTTTATCAAGTGCTTTTGCAAAAGCAGCTTTTCCTGTTGACACACATGTTTTTAGGGTTTCAGCTAGACTAGGTTTAAGTAGTGGTAAAAATGTATCGACAACTGAAAAAGAGCTGACTGATTTAATCCCTAGAAAATATTGGATAGATTTTCACCATTGGTTAATCGATCATGGCAGAGCTTTATGTAAAGCTCAAAATCCAGACTGTAAAAATTGCTTTGCTAAAAAAATATGTAATTATTATCAAAATCAGACATTTGAAAATTAA